The region CGGCCGGCCAGGGCCGAGGAGGGGCCGCCGGTGCGCGGGTCCGCCATCTCGACGGCGAACATCAGGCCCTTGCCGCGCACGTCCGCCACCGACGCCAGTTCGGTCAGCGGCCGCAGGCCCTCGATGATGAGCGAGCCCTGCCGCAGCGCGTTGCCCTGGAGGTCGTGCTCCAACACGTAGTCCAGGGTGGCCCCGGCGGCCGCCATCGACACCGGGTTCCCGCCGAAGGTGGCCACGCCCAGCGCCGACAGGCCGTCCATGAGGTCGCCGCGCGCCACGACGCCGCCGACGGCGAAGCCGTTGCCCAGGCCCTTGGCGAAGGTCATCATGTCCGGGGTGACCCCGTGGTTCCCGATGCCGAAGAAACTGGTGCCGGTGCGGCCCCAGCCGGTCTGCACCTCGTCGGAGACGAACAGGATCCCGTGCTCGTCCAGCACCTCCTTGTAGGCGGCGTACAGCCCGTCCGGCGGCATGTTGAACCCGCCCACGCCCTGGATCGGCTCGGCGATCAGACAGGCCACGTTCGGTGCGGCGGTATCCAGGACGTCGCGCAGGTCGGCGACGCAGGCCTCGGTGTACTCCTTCTCCGACATGCCGCGGAACACCGGGGAGGCGTGGTCGGTGCCGTGCAGGTAGTGCACGTTGAGCGGGGACAGCGAGGAGTTCTTCCAGCCGCGGTTGCCGGTGACGGCGATGGTGCCGTAGGAGCGCCCGTGGTAGCTGCCGCGCACGGCCAGCACCTCGTCGCTGCCGCGGGCGCAGGTGGCCAGCAGCAGGGCGGTCTCGTTGGCCTCGGTGCCGGAGTTGGTGAAGAACACCTTGGCGTCGGGGATGCCCGACAGGCGGGCGATCTTCTCGGCGAGCTCGACCTGGGAGCGGATCAGGTACAGCGTGGAGGTGTGCACGACGCCCTTGGCGATCTGCCGCTCCACGGCCTCGCGCACCTCGGCCACGTCGTAGCCGAGCATGTTGGTCACGATGCCGGTGAAGAAGTCCAGGTAGGTGCGGCCGTCCGCGTCGGTGACGCGGGAGCCGCTGCCGGACACGATCTCCAGCGGGGACTCGTAGTACAGGGGCAGCCAGGAGGGCATGACCGCGCGGTGGCGCGAGAGAAGTTCGGACATGCCCCCAGTCTCTCCGCGGACCGCCGCCGTGGCCAGAACCACCGTGTTGACAACATGCAGGCCGGATTTACGACCTGTAAGGAGGCCGCATCCCCTGCTCACCGCGGGTTCCGTGCCGCAGGGCCGCGAAAGGGGGTGCACAGTGTCAGGCGGACCCGGTCGGCTTCTGACACTGTGTCCTAGAATGCGAACGTGCTTCCCACCCTTGCCGAGGTCCTGCGCCTCCCCGCGCTCCAGCGCGCCCGCCCCCGCGTC is a window of Nocardiopsis changdeensis DNA encoding:
- a CDS encoding aspartate aminotransferase family protein, translating into MSELLSRHRAVMPSWLPLYYESPLEIVSGSGSRVTDADGRTYLDFFTGIVTNMLGYDVAEVREAVERQIAKGVVHTSTLYLIRSQVELAEKIARLSGIPDAKVFFTNSGTEANETALLLATCARGSDEVLAVRGSYHGRSYGTIAVTGNRGWKNSSLSPLNVHYLHGTDHASPVFRGMSEKEYTEACVADLRDVLDTAAPNVACLIAEPIQGVGGFNMPPDGLYAAYKEVLDEHGILFVSDEVQTGWGRTGTSFFGIGNHGVTPDMMTFAKGLGNGFAVGGVVARGDLMDGLSALGVATFGGNPVSMAAAGATLDYVLEHDLQGNALRQGSLIIEGLRPLTELASVADVRGKGLMFAVEMADPRTGGPSSALAGRVLEAARERGLLVGKGGVHGNVLRMAPPLTLSAEDAAQGRDLLLDAVRAVDAQA